DNA sequence from the Sphingobacteriales bacterium genome:
AAAGAAAAAGAAAGAGCTTGAAAATGAAGCCAAGAAAAAGCTGAAAAACATTTTGAAATAAAGGAATGATTCAGGAAGCTGAAAATGTGCTGAAATTGATTTCTCAGCAAAAACTGCCGGGGAAAGAGGCACAATATAAAATGGCACCTGAAAACAGAAAACATGAGCCTGCCGGTTGGCCTGAAATAAAGATGCCCAGAGACAGTGGTGTTTTAATCCTTATCTATCCTGCTGAAAACGAGCTACATACAGTTTTCATACAACGCCACCATTATCAGGGCTTTCATTCCAATCAGGTATCATTGCCGGGAGGTAAATATGAAAAAACAGATAAAGACCTCTATCAGACCGCCCTTCGCGAAACATCTGAAGAACTGGGCATAGATACCGCTGACATCATGTTTTTGAGCAAATTAACGCCATTGTTTGTTCCGCCAAGCAATTTCATCATCCATCCTTTTGTGGGCTATTTACCCTACAGACCGGTTTTTCATCCCGACAGCAAGGAAGTCAAGTCACTATTTGAGGTGAGTTTTCCAGAAATGCTGGATGAAAAAAATATTCAGGAAAAGCCCATTCAGTTTTCAAATGGTGAATGGCACCCTACTCCCTGTTTCGTCTGGAAAACTTATATTGTTTGGGGAGCTACAGCCATGATCATGAGTGAGTTTATTGAATTGTTAAAAAAATGTTCTTCGAATGGTAACTTTTCAAATGCAGCAGCCACTTAACCTAAATTTTGAAATGAAAAAGATTATTTTACTATTGACTGTCCTGTTGATGTTTCAGAAAGTATTTCC
Encoded proteins:
- a CDS encoding CoA pyrophosphatase, coding for MIQEAENVLKLISQQKLPGKEAQYKMAPENRKHEPAGWPEIKMPRDSGVLILIYPAENELHTVFIQRHHYQGFHSNQVSLPGGKYEKTDKDLYQTALRETSEELGIDTADIMFLSKLTPLFVPPSNFIIHPFVGYLPYRPVFHPDSKEVKSLFEVSFPEMLDEKNIQEKPIQFSNGEWHPTPCFVWKTYIVWGATAMIMSEFIELLKKCSSNGNFSNAAAT